Proteins from a single region of Equus quagga isolate Etosha38 chromosome 18, UCLA_HA_Equagga_1.0, whole genome shotgun sequence:
- the ADAM30 gene encoding LOW QUALITY PROTEIN: disintegrin and metalloproteinase domain-containing protein 30 (The sequence of the model RefSeq protein was modified relative to this genomic sequence to represent the inferred CDS: substituted 1 base at 1 genomic stop codon): protein MRSVRTLLSQGRSLSILILVLGLLLVDSLGEDLIFHPEWGFDSYEIIIPKKLSSRGGEEAVAKHVSYLLQVKGKEHVLHLWPKRLLLSRNLQVFSFTEEGDLLEDYPYIPGDCNYMGFIEGTRDSEATLSTCLGGLQGILKIDAKHYQIEPLKASSSFEHVIYLLKKEEEFHNQSCGLLDDEIKRQMAQHENVARLRDFSDSYKHKKYLELALVFDHRRYLYSNSNLTRVINDAILMTGIMDTYFQDINMRIHLRGIEVWTDANKMKVDSPTTQQVLSQFLLYRRRTLNARIPADWAHLYLKGQYVDYLGQSFGRVCSKTYSGAISVFPDINVLGPATWSAHCLGHGVGMSHDYEYCQCKGRRSCIMGTGRTGFSNCSYSYYIAFIHSAGACLTDIPEVGYVVQRCGNKIVEENEECDCGSREDCKKDQCCQPDCKLKHGVNCSMGLCCHKCHFRPSGYVCRKEENECDLAEYCSGTSGLCPSDTYKQDGTPCKYEARCFRKGCQSRYMQCQRLFGPDAREAPSKCYDAVNLIGDQYGNCGIRGIGDYQKCTRENAVCGRLQCINVKTIPEMPEHTTIISTHLGEENLMCWGTGYHLSKVPLGIPDIGVVNDGTSCGTNRICVNRTCVDSSLLQFDCLPEKCNHRGICNNKKNCHCLYGWAPPFCEEVGYGGSVDSGPPGPLKARVPTLLQVVLIMLTRISLFAISVIIVYLKXLVENCLKLKQKKTPPINTGVRKSKAKEVKKPKD, encoded by the coding sequence ATGAGGTCAGTGAGGACCTTACTCTCCCAAGGCCGTTCTCTCTCCATCCTGATCCTAGTCCTGGGGCTGCTCCTGGTTGATTCTCTCGGCGAGGATTTAATTTTTCACCCTGAGTGGGGGTTTGACTCGTATGAAATCATCATCCCCAAGAAGCTGAGTTcacggggaggggaggaggctgtggcCAAGCACGTGTCCTACCTCCTGCAGGTAAAAGGCAAGGAGCATGTCCTCCACCTGTGGCCCAAGAGGTTACTATTGTCCCGAAATCTGCAGGTTTTCTCCTTCACAGAAGAGGGCGATCTCCTGGAGGATTACCCTTACATACCGGGGGACTGCAACTATATGGGTTTCATTGAAGGAACCCGGGATTCTGAAGCTACCCTAAGTACATGCCTGGGGGGTCTCCAAGGCATATTGAAAATTGATGCCAAACATTACCAAATCGAGCCCCTCAAGGCCTCTTCCAGTTTTGAACATGTCATATATCTtctgaagaaagaagaggaatttCACAATCAGTCCTGTGGCTTACTTGATGATGAAATAAAACGGCAGATGGCCCAGCATGAGAATGTGGCTCGGCTTAGGGACTTTTCTGACTCCTATAAACACAAAAAGTACCTTGAATTAGCCCTGGTCTTTGATCATCGTAGATATTTGTACTCCAATTCCAATCTTACTCGAGTCATAAATGATGCCATTCTTATGACTGGGATTATGGACACTTACTTCCAAGATATCAATATGAGAATACATCTGAGAGGTATTGAAGTTTGGACAGATGCAAACAAAATGAAGGTTGATTCTCCAACGACACAGCAGGTTTTAAGCCAATTTTTGCTGTACAGACGCAGGACCCTAAATGCCCGGATCCCGGCAGATTGGGCACACCTATACCTTAAAGGACAATATGTCGATTACCTTGGACAGTCCTTTGGAAGAGTGTGTAGTAAGACATACAGTGGAGCTATAAGTGTCTTTCCAGATATAAATGTCCTTGGACCTGCCACCTGGAGTGCTCATTGCCTTGGCCATGGTGTGGGAATGTCCCATGATTATGAATACTGTCAATGTAAGGGCAGGCGTAGTTGCATCATGGGCACTGGGCGAACTGGGTTTAGTAATTGTAGTTATTCCTATTATATTGCTTTCATACACTCAGCAGGAGCGTGTCTAACTGACATCCCAGAAGTAGGCTATGTGGTTCAGAGATGTGGAAACAAAATTGTGGAAGAGAATGAGGAATGTGATTGTGGTTCAAGAGAGGACTGTAAAAAAGACCAGTGTTGTCAACCAGATTGTAAATTGAAACATGGTGTCAATTGTAGCATGGGACTTTGCTGTCATAAGTGTCACTTTCGTCCCTCTGGGTATGTGTGtcggaaggaagaaaatgaatgtgaCCTTGCAGAGTACTGCAGTGGGACCTCAGGTCTCTGCCCAAGTGACACTTATAAGCAGGATGGAACCCCTTGCAAGTACGAAGCCCGTTGTTTCAGAAAGGGGTGCCAATCCAGATATATGCAGTGCCAAAGGCTTTTTGGACCTGATGCCAGGGAGGCTCCCAGTAAGTGCTATGATGCAGTTAATTTAATTGGTGATCAATATGGGAACTGTGGTATTAGAGGAATTGGTGACTATCAAAAGTGTACTAGGGAAAATGCAGTATGTGGCAGGCTACAGTGTATCAATGTCAAAACCATCCCTGAAATGCCAGAACATACTACTATCATTTCTACTCATTTGGGAGAGGAAAACCTCATGTGCTGGGGCACAGGCTATCATCTATCCAAGGTACCCTTGGGGATACCTGACATTGGTGTGGTAAATGATGGTACCTCCTGTGGTACGAATCGGATATGTGTTAACAGAACCTGTGTGGATAGCTCATTGCTGCAGTTTGACTGTTTGCCTGAGAAGTGCAACCACCGGGGCATttgcaacaataaaaaaaactgcCACTGCTTGTATGGCTGGGCCCCTCCTTTCTGTGAGGAGGTAGGGTATGGAGGAAGTGTTGACAGTGGGCCACCGGGACCGCTAAAAGCAAGGGTGCCCACCTTACTTCAGGTTGTTCTCATCATGTTAACACGCATTTCTCTCTTTGCCATCTCAGTGATTATTGTGTATCTCAAGTGATTGgtagaaaattgtttaaaactcaaacagaaaaaaacaccaCCAATTAACACTGGAGTTAGAAAATCCAAGGCAAAGGAAGTCAAGAAACCAAAAGACTAA